One Archangium violaceum genomic window, TCGAAAGCGCGGACGGATGGTGTGTCCTGTCACGGACGGCCTTCTACCCGGGTGGTGGCGGGCAACCCTGCGATCGCGGCCACTTGAGCCTGGAGGGAGACACCGTCGTGGTCTCCGAAGTCCGAGAGGATACCGAGGGCCGGATATGGCACCGCATCGAGCGGGAGCTCGCGGCGGGCCGGGCCGTACGGGGAATCCTCGACTGGTCCTACAGACACGCACTGATGCGACATCATGGCCTGATGCACGTCGTCAATACGGTCGCGCGCCAACACTTCGGGGGCTTCATCACGGGCGTGCAGCTCGGTCCCGAGGAGTCACGCATCGACTTCAAGCTGACCGGCTTCGCGCGTGAGCAGATTGCCGACCTGGAGAGCCGCGTCAATGACGTGCTCCAACAGGGTCACCCCGTGGCGTCCTCGGTCATCAGCGAAGACGAGTTCCGAGGACGGCCCGAGCTCATCCGGACCCTGAATGTCCTCCCCCCCATCGTCGATGGGACCGTGCGGATCGTCGAGATCGAAGGGTTCGATGCGCAAGCGTGCGGCGGAACGCACGTGCACTCGACACGCGAGATCGGCCAGGCGCGCATCAGGAAGTTCGACAACAAGGGGAAGGACAACAAGCGCTTCTATTGGACGCTGACGGATCGGTGAGACGGCGGGGCTTCGATGCGGCAGAGGCTCGACACGTCCAGCCCTCGCGCCCCCGCCCAGGCCCGCAGCGCCTCGTCGAGCCGGGCCGCGCTCGGCGCGTCGGTGGGAGCCACTGGCTCCAGCGCCCAACCCGGCGGCACGTTGCCGGAGTAGCCGTTGAGAGTGGGGACTCCCCGCTCGATGGAAGCCCACATCGCGTCGATCTGGTACTTCCATGAGGGCTCGTTCCCTCCGGCCGGACTGTAGAGGAAGCTCTCGCAGCCGGGACCCACCTGCCCCGCCACCCACTGCACGTCCGCGCGCGCGGCAGCCACATCGAAGGTGCTCCCGCTCACGCCCTGCTCGAGCAGACACACACTCCCCAGCAGCGCCGCCAGCCACACCTTCCCCTCTCGGGCCTGGCGCGACAGGAAGAGGGCCAATCCCACGGAGGCGGGGAGCAGCAACCAGACCCCCATCCGACAGACGGCCCGCACCGCGCTGGCGCCCGGGAAGCCGTGGAACACCAGCCACCAGGGCGTCATGCCCCCGCGGTAGCGCGTGGCGATCAAGACGGTGACGAGCACCACCCCCAGCAGCAGCCGCGCCATCGGGCGTTGCCGGGCGTGCCACAACCCCGCTCCCGCGAGCACCAGCGTCAACACGCCCAGCCCCACCCGGTGCTCCCCCTCCACGGGAATGCGCGCGAATGGCTTCAGGCGGCCCATCCAGCCGTAGAGCCAGTTGGTGTCTCCCATGTGGAACCAGGAGGCGAATCGGGGCACCATGCCCTCGGCCTCGCCGAAGGACCGCAGCCCCACCTCCCGCGCCGCGGCCAGGCTGTGCTGGACGAGCGGCAGCAGGGCCACCACCCCCACCACGCCCCACAAGAGCAGCGCCGGACCGTGGGTGCGCAGGCCCTGGAACAGCTTCGCGCGTGTGTCGGGGAAGCCAAGCGCGACGAGCGCCGTCAGGGCGAGGAAGAAGCCCAGGAACCATCCCCAGTAGAAACCGGCGTACAGCTGCGCCACGCAGGAGGCCACCAGCAGCGCGGCCCATCCCATTCCGGCCCGGCGTGAGAGTCCAGGGCGCGCCAGGGCGAGGAGCGCCCCCACCGCGAGCACGCTGTAGAACTGCGGCAACAACTGGGGGTGGTTGGCCTGATTGATGCGCGAGGCCCCCGCGGCGAAGAGCACCGCGCCCACCATCGCCGCGCCCGCGGACGCCCCGACCCCCCTGCGCAGGAGCCACAGCGCCGACAGGAAGTTCAGGGAGGTGACGGTGAACACCCAGAACTGGAAGGCCCTGTCCGGCGACATGCCCACGGCTCGCCAGACGGCATACAGCGGCAACACGCCCTGCAGCGGATCCGAGTAGGCAATCGTGTTGGCGGCCGGGTGGAACATGGGCGCGTCCCAGAAGCGCGCGTGAGCGGCATCCCCACGCAGGTGGCGGAAGCCATGCTCGAGGACGTAGTGCACGAAACGCGCATCGCCCTCGTCCCCCTGGGTGACCCGCAGGCCCGACAGCAACACCGCGTGGTGCGCCAGCATCAGTGCCAACGCCCAGCCCACGAGCCCCCAGAGCAGCGGGGAGCCAAGAATGGAGGGTGAGCCAGGAAGACGGGAGGGAGGATTCGACATGACTGTTACGCGCACCGCTGGTGATGTGTCCGATGGATCGACAGGGTCGGGTTGCGCATGCTCCCTCTCCCCTTGGGAGAGGGGACACCCACGGAGCTCGCCTCCCCTGCCCCCGTCTCAGTCGAGGAAGAAGTCCGGAAGCGGCTCCGTGCCGGGCTTCACCAGGTACTTCGCGAAGTCCGTCACTCCGGCCTCGCGCAGCAGGTCCTCGTCGATGAAGAAGTTGCCGGTGCAGGCGCGGCTGTCACGGGTGAGGATGGCGTGGGCCGCATCCGCCATGATCTCCGGGGTGCGGCTGGCCTGCATCATCTCCTCGCCGCCGATCATGTTGATGGCCGCCGTGGCGATGACGGTGCGCGGCCAGAGCGCGTTGAAGGCCACGCCCCGGTCTCGGAACTCCTCGGCCATCCCGAGCACGCACATGCTCATGCCGTACTTGGCCATGGTGTAGGCCACGTGGTTCTGGAACCACTTCGCCTTCATGTTGAGCGGGGGCGAGAGCGTGAGGACGTGCGGGTTCTTCGCCTTCAGGAGCTCCGGGAGGCACGCCTGGGTGGTGGCGTAGGTGCCTCGCACGTTGACGCCGAACATCAGGTCGAACTTCTTCATCGGCGTCTCCAGCGTGCCCGTCAGGCTGATGGCGCTGGCGTTGTTCACGAGGATGTCGATGCCGCCAAAGCGCTCCACCGCCTGCTTCACCGCGGCGTGGAGCTGGTCCTCGAAACGGATGTCCACCGTCAGGGGCAGCGCCTTGCCGCCCTCCTTCTCGATCTCCTCGGCGGCCGAGTAGATGGTGCCGGGCAGCTTCGGGTGGGGCTCGGCCGTCTTGGCGGCGATGACGACGTTGGCACCGTCTCGCGCCGCGCGCTTCGCGATGGCCAGGCCGATGCCCCGGCTCGCGCCGGTGATGAACAGGGTCTTCCCCTTCAGCGTGTTCACAGCGGGTCCTTTCTCCCGGGGCTCTTTCGGAGACGCCACCGGGTCGCTTCCGTCCGCTCCCCTGCGTACTTCGTCCCGCCTGGGAGCGCCAGCGTCACGGACGGGGCATGTCGTGGTTTGATGCCGGGCGCACGCCTACCGAGTACACGTGCGGCGCCTGCTCCCTGAAGGTCACGCTGGGCTGGTTCCATGCCCATGACGTCTCGGATGGTCACGAGGAGGAGGCACGTGCCTCGGGGATGCGCCCCCAGGTGCGCTGGGACGTCATCAGGGACGGACAGCGGACGCTCGAGATGAAGGGCGGCCAGGTCACGTAGCGCCCGGCGCGGGACTAGCGAGCCCCCGTCGATCCGCGGGCGAAGCTCATGGCGGTGTGGACGAGCGCCACGTGGCTGGAGGTGTGCGGGAAGGCACCCACGCCACGTCGGCGATGGAGGTTGTACTCCTCGGGGAGCAGCCCCACGTCGTTGCGCACGAGCAGCAATCGCTCGAAGAGCGCATGGGCCTCCTCGCGCCTGCCGATGAGTTGCAGGCAGTCCGCCAGCCAGAAGCTACACGGGAGCGAGATGCCGCTGTCACGCGCGGTGCTCCGGCGCACGAAGTCTCCTTCGCTCAGCTCGCGCTCGATGGCCTCCACGGTGCCACGCACACGCGCGTCCTCGGGAGGCAGGAAGCCCACCAGGGGAATGCGCAGCAACTGCGCGTCGAGCCCCCTGTTCCCGCCCGTGTACTCCTGGACGAAGGTGTTG contains:
- a CDS encoding alanyl-tRNA editing protein, with protein sequence MTVRLYLEDSYQREFNAEVLESADGWCVLSRTAFYPGGGGQPCDRGHLSLEGDTVVVSEVREDTEGRIWHRIERELAAGRAVRGILDWSYRHALMRHHGLMHVVNTVARQHFGGFITGVQLGPEESRIDFKLTGFAREQIADLESRVNDVLQQGHPVASSVISEDEFRGRPELIRTLNVLPPIVDGTVRIVEIEGFDAQACGGTHVHSTREIGQARIRKFDNKGKDNKRFYWTLTDR
- a CDS encoding SDR family oxidoreductase; its protein translation is MNTLKGKTLFITGASRGIGLAIAKRAARDGANVVIAAKTAEPHPKLPGTIYSAAEEIEKEGGKALPLTVDIRFEDQLHAAVKQAVERFGGIDILVNNASAISLTGTLETPMKKFDLMFGVNVRGTYATTQACLPELLKAKNPHVLTLSPPLNMKAKWFQNHVAYTMAKYGMSMCVLGMAEEFRDRGVAFNALWPRTVIATAAINMIGGEEMMQASRTPEIMADAAHAILTRDSRACTGNFFIDEDLLREAGVTDFAKYLVKPGTEPLPDFFLD